In Methylobacterium sp. WL1, the sequence AGGACGTCCACCTGTCCTTCGGGGCGGCCGAAGTGCTCAAGGGCATCGATCTCACGGTGGCGAAGGGGGATGCGGTCTCGATCATCGGACCGTCCGGATCGGGCAAGTCCACGATCCTGCGCTGCATCAACGGGCTCGCCCAGCCTCAGGCGGGCCGGATCACGGTGGCCGGCACCCGGGTCGACACCCTGCGCACCGAGGCCGAGCGGATCGCCCTGCGCAAGCGCATCGGCATCGTGTTCCAGCAATACAACCTGTTCCCGCACCTCACCGTGCTGGAGAACATCACCATCGCGCCAACCCGCATCCTCAAGGTGCCGCGGGCCGAGGCCGAGGCCCTGGCCCGCGACCTGCTCGCCCGGGTCCGCCTCGCCGACAAGGTCGCGGCCTATCCGGGCGCATTGTCCGGCGGCCAGCAGCAGCGCGTCGCCATCGCGCGGGCGCTGGCCATGCGGCCGGACCTCGTCCTGTTCGACGAGGTCACCTCCGCCCTGGATCCCGAGATGGTCGGCGAAGTGCTCGCCGTCATCCGGGAGCTGGTCCGCGACGGGCTGACCAGCATTCTCGTCACCCACGAGATGCGCTTCGCCGAGGAGATCAGCGACACGATCGCGTTCACCGAAAACGGCCGGATCGTCGCGCAGGCTCCGCCGGCCGAGCTGTTCTATCGGTCCGGCAATCCGCGCATCCGCCAGTTCATCGGCGGCTTCCAGGGCTACCGGGACGCCGTGCAGGACCGGGAGGGGATCTGATGCCGAACCCGCGCACCGCCGCCCTCGCGGAGGCGATCGTCGCCGCCCGCCCGGACGTCGATACCGCCGCCATGATGGCGGCGCGGGTCGCGCTGGTGGACTTCCTGGCCTGCGCTCTGGCGGGCAGCACCGACCCGTCGCTCGCGACGTTGCGCGGCGTCTTCGGCGATGCGCCCGGTCGTGCCCTGGTGATCGGCTCCGGGCAGCCGGCCGACCCGTTCCTCGCCGCCCTCCTCAACGGCCATGCGGGCCACGTGCTCGACTACGACGACGTGCAGGCCAGCGTGCGCGGCCATCCGACCACCGTGATCGTCCCGGCGCTGCTCGCCACCCTCGACCCGGACGCGCTCCCCACCGCGGTCGCGTTCCTGGCCGCCTACCTGGTCGGGCTGGAGACGATGGCGCATCTCGGGCGCGCGATCGGCCCCGCCCATTACGAGCGCGGCTTCCACGCCACCGCCACCCTCGGTCCACTCGGTGCGGCGGCCGCGATCGCGCATCTGCGCGGCTTCACCGCCGGGACGACCGCGATCGCCCTCGGTCTCGCCGCGACGCAGGCCGCCGGGTTGCGGCTGCAATTCGGATCCGACGCGAAGCCGCTCCATGCCGGGCTCGCCGCCCGCAACGGCCTGGCGGCGGCCCTCCTGGCCGAGGCCGGCCTGTCCGGCGCCGACGACGGCCTCGATGGCGCGAACGGGTTCCTGCAGGCCTACGGCTTCGGCGAGGCGGCGCCCGAGCGGCTGCTGGAAGATTGGGGCGCCCCCTGGCAGATCGTCCGCCCCGGCCTGACCCTCAAGGCGTTCCCCTGCTGCACGGCGGCCCACCCCGTGGCAGTGGCCGGCCTCGCCTTCCACCGCGAGGGGATCCGCGACTTGGCGGGGGCGACGATCACCTTCCCGCCGGGGGGCGACGCGGCCCTGGTGGTCCGGACGCCGCGCACCGGCATCGAGGCACGGTTCAGCCCGGAATACATCCTGGCCGCGGCCCTGGTGGACGGGGCGGTCCGGATCGACCATTTCGACGCGCGTCCGGTCCGCCCCGACCTCGCGGCGCTGGCGGCGCGGGTCGAGCGCCGGCACGATCCGTCCGCCCGCCGCCTTTCCTCAGACCCGAGCACGCGCTTCGTCGTGGTGGAGATCACGGACCCCGCGGGCCGCACGAATTGCCGGCGCATCGACGGCCTGCCTGGGCTCACGGATCCCGACGACAAGTTCCGGGACGCGACCGCCGGTTCGGAGGCCTTGCGTCCGGTGCCCGACCTCGTGCGCAACATGCACGACGGAAACGATCTCGCCCACCTCCTCGGCCTTCTCGCGCGACGGCTGCAGCCGTGAGCATTCCAGCCGCCCCCGAACCGCATCCGTGAGCCCGCCCATGACGACGACCCCGCGACAGATGCATCTCGGCCTGTTCCTGCAGGGAGCCGGCCATCACGTCTCCGGCTGGCGCCACCCGCGCGCCGAGGCCGGCAGCGAGAATTTCGACCTCCTGCGCCGGGTGACGCAGATGGCCGAGGACGCCAAGTTCGACATGGTGTTCCTCGCGGACGGCCTTACCAGCGCGGTGGACGCGCATCCGTCGATGATCGCGCGCTTCGAGCCGCTGACGCTGTTGAGCGCCCTGGCGATGGTGACGAGCCGCATCGGCCTCGCGGCGACCTCCTCGACCACCTACGGCGAGCCGTATCACACCGCCCGCGCCTTCGCGTCGCTCGATCATTTGAGCGGCGGACGGGCGGCGTGGAACGTCGTCACCACCTCCTACGCGCGCACCGCCGACAACTTCTCGAAGGACCATCCCGCGCATGACGAGCGCTACGCCGTCGCCGAGGAGTTCGTCGACGTGGTCTGCGGCCTCTGGGACAGCTGGGACGACGACGCCTTCGTGAAGGACAAGGCACGCGGCATCTACGCCGATCCCGCGAAGGTGCGGGTGCTCGACCATGTCGGCCGCTACTTCCGTACCAAGGGCCCGCTCAACATCCCACGTTCGCCGCAAGGCCACCCGATCCTGATCCAGGCCGGTTCGTCCGGTCCGGGCCAGGATCTCGCCGCCCGCCGGGCCGACGTGGTGTTCACCGCCCAGCAGACCATCGAGGAGGCGCAGACATTCTACGCCAGCCTCCAGCAGCGCGTCGCCGGCTTCGGCCGCGATCCCGCGACCGTGGCGGTCATGCCGGGTATCCTCCCGGTCATCGGTCGGACGCTGGAGGAAGCGAGCGCGAAGCTGATCGAACTCGATCGGTGGACGGAGATCGCCAAGGCGATGCCGCTGTTGGAAGAGCGTCTCGGCCATTCGCTGGCAACCTACGATTTGGACGGCCCGCTCCCGGACCTCCCGATCTCGGATCAGCTGCGCAGCCGCGCCGAACTCCTCACCGGGCTGGCCCGCCGGGAGCGGTTGACCATACGCCAGCTCGCCCTGCGGGTGGCAGCGGGGCGCGGCCACCACATGATCGTCGGCACGGCGACGGACGTCGCCGACCGCATGCAGGCTTGGTTCGAGGGTGGGGCCGCGGACGGCTTCAACGTGATGCCGCCCTTCTTCCCCGAGGGGCTGAGCGATTTCGTCCGAGAGGTCGTTCCGCTGCTCCAAGAGCGCGGCCTGTTCCGGACGGAGTACACGGGAACCACCCTGCGCGGGCATCTCGGCCTGTCGAGGCCGGAGCCGCGGTGAATCCGATCCGTGCGCTTGCGGTCCGCCCCCGTCGTTTGCAAGCGCCTCGGCTACCTACGGGTGAGCCGCGAACGCTCGGCGAGTCTCACCGCTTCCGCGGTCGACGCCTTGCCGCGGCCGGTTAGCTCAAAACTGAGTCGAAGGGGCGATGCGCCGTAGCGCGATACGCCGCGATACCATTTTCCCTGCACGAGGGAAAAGTACAGGGATTTTGGGCCTGACAGCGTACGCTATCAAGCGCTGACCACACGAACCTGCAATACCCTACGATCGCCGAAAGACCCCAGCCGAATAGCGGCTCCGCCGATTATCTCCCCGTTTCAGCGCTCGCCGATCCAATGGGAGTGGGACGGGTACGTGGCGGTGCGGTGGATGGCTCAATTCGGCGTCATCCATGGATCTACAACAACGATCCCGCAATCGACAAAGTCGCGCACGTTACGGGTCGCCAAACGCGCGCCGCGGGAGGCGGTAATCGCAGCGATTTGACCGTCAATCTGCGAGATTGGCTGCCCAGCTCGGCGTCGGCTGGCCGCGATGTCCGCGTAGGCCATAGCCGCATCTTGATCGAAGCTCAGGATACGTCCGGCTAACTCGACCTCGAAAATCGGCTGAGCTGCTGCGAACAGATCGTCGCGACGGCGCCCCTCCGGTAGCAACGATAGGCCGTAGAAGATCTCCGCTTGCGTGAGAGTTGTGGTGAACAAGCCGGCCGAGGGTTGAGCCGCAAACCATTTTAGGACGAATATTGTTGGCTTCGCTCGCATCAACTCTGAGAGGACGTTAGTATCGAGGATGATCACTCTTCGAATCCAATGGGCTCACGGCTCGGCTCCCGCGGTGACTCCGGTAAATCGACCCCTCCGAGCGCGGCGAAGCGCTCATGAATTGATTGTCCAACGCTCGTGGGGCGTGGGATCTCGGTTGAGAGCGCCGAGCGAAGGATATCGCGGGCCTCGTCCTCCATTGAGCGGCCGTTGATGGCGGCGCGGACCCGCAAGCGGGTTTTAATCGCCGCGTCGATGTTGCGGATGGTCATCACCGCCATGGCGAACTCCGTTAGTCATTGACTGCAAATTAGCGTCTGCTGAAGGACCAGACAAGGTATCCCTGTCGAATGGGTGCGGCTGGCCTTTGAAGAAACGGCCACAGCGCTGGCAGGCTCCGACGCCAGCTTTCGTACCGTCGTGGTTCGGAAAGCTATTGTATTTGGGTTGAAGGTGCGGCATCACAGATTGTGCCACGGTTGAGTCGAGTAAAGCTCGCTTTGGCGCACGGGGGCCGATCACAGCCGCGAGGCGATCGGCAGCCCGCAGAAATCTCGAAGCAGCATTGGGCGGTTCAGCCCGGAGCAGCATCGGTTTGGGACGTGCGGCCAAGTCGGTCGTGCGCCAGCTGATGACTGTGTGCTGCTCGTCTGCCTTTTAAGCCCGCATCGGTCTCCATCGCAGTCAGCTTTGGAGGCACTTATGCCGAGACAAACTCAAACACGCTCGCTCGCCGTACCGGCAGGCTTGGCCCCTCCCGGCGCCGGCGCCAACGCGATGGCCCTCGACGAGGCACCGCGCGTCTCCGTCGGGCCGGGGCTCGAAGGGCGCTACGGGCTCGCTCCACTCAACATCATCGTGAAAAACCCGCACCGCGTACAGGTCCACTCGTCGCGGCAGGTGAACAAGCTGAGCCGTGCCATCGAGGGTGTGGGGCAGTTGGCGCCGGCCATCATCGACGAGCGCTACATGATCCTGGCCGGCCATGCCCGGCTCGCCGCTGCCCAGGGGCGGGGTCTCGCGAGCATGCCGGTCGTCCAGGTCTTCAACCTGTCGGAAGCCCAGAAGCGGTCCTTCCTGCTCAGCGACAATCGCGTCGGCCTCGATGCCCGCCTCGACCGCAAGGCGCTGGCCGGCCAGATCCCCGAGCTGACGCTGCTGTTCGAGGAGGCCGGCCTCACCTTGAGCGACACCGGCTTCGAGGTCGCCGAGATCGACGCGCTCGTGATCGACTTCGATGACGGTGCAGGAGACGCCGGCGATGCGATCGGTTCGGCGCTCTTGGGGGCGGAGACGTGTTTACGGCACGGCGATATCTTCAGTCTCGGGGTGCATCGGCTCGCCATCGGCGATGCCCGGGATGCCGATCTCCTCGACCGGCTCATGGCGGGCGAGCGGGCGGAGGTCGCGTTTCTCGATCCTCCCTATAATGTGCCGGTGCGCGCGACAGGCGGGCGCGGCCAAACCCAGCATCCGGAGTTCGCCTTCGCGTCGGGCGAGATGAGCCGCGTCGAGTTCGTCGCTTTCTTAGCGGCGAGCCTCGGTAACGCCGCCCGGGTCTCGGCGCCCGGGGCCGTACACTTCGTGTGCATGGACTGGAAGCACGTGCGCGACCTCATCGAGGCCGGTGAGAGCGTCTACGGCGCTTTTCTCAACCTGGTCACCTGGGTGAAGACCAACGCCGGGCAAGGTGGGCTGTATCGCAATCAGCACGAGTTGGTCGGCGTGTTCCGGGTCGGGGATACGCCCCATCGCGACAACGTCCAGATGGGCCGGTTCGGGCGCAATCGGTCGAACGTATGGACCTATCCCGGCGGCAATGGATTTCGGGCCGGGCGCGTGGATGATCTCAACGATCACCCCACAGTCAAGCCGATCCAGCTCGTGGTCGATGCGATCAAGGACGTCAGCCGGCGCGACGCGGTGGTGCTCGATACCTTCGTGGGCTCGGGTACCACCATCCTGGCCGGGGAGCGGGTCGGACGCCGCGTTCGGGCGATCGAGTACGAGCCGCGCTACGCCCAGATCGCGATCCGGCGCTTCGAGGAGGCTTCCGGCCGGGAAGCGATGCACCTCGAGACCGGGCTGAGCTTGGCGCAGCTGACCGAAAGCCGGCTCGCCGAGGGGCTGCAGGGTGCTGCTCCAGATCGCCCGATTTCCCCCGTGGCATCACCTTCGGCAGCGGCGGCCAGACCACGGGTGCGCGAGCGGACCAAACCAAAGGGTTCGTAGCGGCGCGACGAACCCTACGCCACCGACTGGATCCGGCGTGATCAAGAAGACGGGGTTATGGCTCAAGGTATTTTGCTTTGAGTCATAGCCCCGTCATGTCTTAGGTATCGATTGATTGAAGCAACTAATACCTTATAAAAACTACTTTTTTAACTTGACGATCTGACTCAAGGTCGTCAATAAGAGTGGTGCACATCGGTGAGATGTGCCTTATGTCGATCGAAAAACCGGGAAGACGCTCCGCCTCAGCGCGGGTCAGTCGTCATCGTTCAAGCGAGCGGCATTCCGGCACGGTTGTGTCCTTCCTCGACGGGAAGGCGTGGCGAGTTGCTGGAGGGGGCCATGACGTACGACGATGATGATGAGCAGCCTGCTGAGCTCGGTCAGGCGAACTCACCCCCTAAACCTCCTAAGGATGGAGAGCGCGTCGGCTACAAATGCCCGCCGAAGCGGACGCGCTTTGTCAAGGGCAAGAGTGGCAATCCCGAGGGAAGACCGAAGGGAAGCCTCAACCGCTCGACCATCCGCGCGATGGTGCACCAGGTGTGGTTTGAAGAATCGATCAAGATCATCGAGGGTGGACGCGAGCGTCACATCCCGCGGTTCCTCGCTCTTTTGAAGAAGCAAGGGGATCTGGCAATTAAGGGTGACGCGAAAGCGATCAACGACAGTATCAATTTCGTCTACTCTGCTGCTGTCGAGGTACCTGCTCCGCGGATCGCTGAAGAAACCGCTGCCGAAGACGAAGCCATCCTGCGTACGCATGCCACCGGTCTGCTCGATGGTGAGGAGACCCGTCCGGGATCGTTCATCGGCGAGGGTGGAGAGGACGGTGAGTGATCACGGGCGTCTTTTGCGCGCCTTGCTGCGCCAGAACCTCGCCGCCTTCGCCCAGAAGACGTTCCATGCCTTGGAGCCGGGGACGCCGTATTGTCACAGTTGGCACTTGGACCATCTCGCTTGGCAGTTGAACCGGGTCGCCCGGGGCGAGGTGCGTCGGCTGATCATCAATGTGCCGCCGCGCTCGATGAAGTCGATCACGGTCTCGGTCGCCTTTACGGCTTGGCTCCTGGGGCGCGATCCGACAAAGCGGATCCTGTGCGCCTCCTACGCCGCCGATCTCGCGCGCAAGCACGCGATCGACACGCGCCACATCATGGACAGCGCGTGGTTTCAGGAGCTGTTTCCGCGCTGTGAGCTCGTCGC encodes:
- a CDS encoding DUF5681 domain-containing protein → MTYDDDDEQPAELGQANSPPKPPKDGERVGYKCPPKRTRFVKGKSGNPEGRPKGSLNRSTIRAMVHQVWFEESIKIIEGGRERHIPRFLALLKKQGDLAIKGDAKAINDSINFVYSAAVEVPAPRIAEETAAEDEAILRTHATGLLDGEETRPGSFIGEGGEDGE
- a CDS encoding MmgE/PrpD family protein; the protein is MPNPRTAALAEAIVAARPDVDTAAMMAARVALVDFLACALAGSTDPSLATLRGVFGDAPGRALVIGSGQPADPFLAALLNGHAGHVLDYDDVQASVRGHPTTVIVPALLATLDPDALPTAVAFLAAYLVGLETMAHLGRAIGPAHYERGFHATATLGPLGAAAAIAHLRGFTAGTTAIALGLAATQAAGLRLQFGSDAKPLHAGLAARNGLAAALLAEAGLSGADDGLDGANGFLQAYGFGEAAPERLLEDWGAPWQIVRPGLTLKAFPCCTAAHPVAVAGLAFHREGIRDLAGATITFPPGGDAALVVRTPRTGIEARFSPEYILAAALVDGAVRIDHFDARPVRPDLAALAARVERRHDPSARRLSSDPSTRFVVVEITDPAGRTNCRRIDGLPGLTDPDDKFRDATAGSEALRPVPDLVRNMHDGNDLAHLLGLLARRLQP
- a CDS encoding amino acid ABC transporter ATP-binding protein, whose translation is MAQDSTPRPILVELQDVHLSFGAAEVLKGIDLTVAKGDAVSIIGPSGSGKSTILRCINGLAQPQAGRITVAGTRVDTLRTEAERIALRKRIGIVFQQYNLFPHLTVLENITIAPTRILKVPRAEAEALARDLLARVRLADKVAAYPGALSGGQQQRVAIARALAMRPDLVLFDEVTSALDPEMVGEVLAVIRELVRDGLTSILVTHEMRFAEEISDTIAFTENGRIVAQAPPAELFYRSGNPRIRQFIGGFQGYRDAVQDREGI
- a CDS encoding LLM class flavin-dependent oxidoreductase gives rise to the protein MTTTPRQMHLGLFLQGAGHHVSGWRHPRAEAGSENFDLLRRVTQMAEDAKFDMVFLADGLTSAVDAHPSMIARFEPLTLLSALAMVTSRIGLAATSSTTYGEPYHTARAFASLDHLSGGRAAWNVVTTSYARTADNFSKDHPAHDERYAVAEEFVDVVCGLWDSWDDDAFVKDKARGIYADPAKVRVLDHVGRYFRTKGPLNIPRSPQGHPILIQAGSSGPGQDLAARRADVVFTAQQTIEEAQTFYASLQQRVAGFGRDPATVAVMPGILPVIGRTLEEASAKLIELDRWTEIAKAMPLLEERLGHSLATYDLDGPLPDLPISDQLRSRAELLTGLARRERLTIRQLALRVAAGRGHHMIVGTATDVADRMQAWFEGGAADGFNVMPPFFPEGLSDFVREVVPLLQERGLFRTEYTGTTLRGHLGLSRPEPR
- a CDS encoding DNA modification methylase; the protein is MALDEAPRVSVGPGLEGRYGLAPLNIIVKNPHRVQVHSSRQVNKLSRAIEGVGQLAPAIIDERYMILAGHARLAAAQGRGLASMPVVQVFNLSEAQKRSFLLSDNRVGLDARLDRKALAGQIPELTLLFEEAGLTLSDTGFEVAEIDALVIDFDDGAGDAGDAIGSALLGAETCLRHGDIFSLGVHRLAIGDARDADLLDRLMAGERAEVAFLDPPYNVPVRATGGRGQTQHPEFAFASGEMSRVEFVAFLAASLGNAARVSAPGAVHFVCMDWKHVRDLIEAGESVYGAFLNLVTWVKTNAGQGGLYRNQHELVGVFRVGDTPHRDNVQMGRFGRNRSNVWTYPGGNGFRAGRVDDLNDHPTVKPIQLVVDAIKDVSRRDAVVLDTFVGSGTTILAGERVGRRVRAIEYEPRYAQIAIRRFEEASGREAMHLETGLSLAQLTESRLAEGLQGAAPDRPISPVASPSAAAARPRVRERTKPKGS
- a CDS encoding plasmid stabilization protein yields the protein MAVMTIRNIDAAIKTRLRVRAAINGRSMEDEARDILRSALSTEIPRPTSVGQSIHERFAALGGVDLPESPREPSREPIGFEE
- a CDS encoding type II toxin-antitoxin system VapC family toxin, which encodes MIILDTNVLSELMRAKPTIFVLKWFAAQPSAGLFTTTLTQAEIFYGLSLLPEGRRRDDLFAAAQPIFEVELAGRILSFDQDAAMAYADIAASRRRAGQPISQIDGQIAAITASRGARLATRNVRDFVDCGIVVVDPWMTPN